In one window of Fusobacteria bacterium ZRK30 DNA:
- a CDS encoding amino acid permease yields the protein MELKKELGFMDVFSISSGAMISSGIFILPGIAFSKAGPMMILGYILGGLIVLVGTLSVIELITAMPKAGGDYFFIMRTLGPLIGTISGVLSWFAICLKTAFAIFGIAGVIGGILYGDTMNHQTLIIISSLVTTVFLILNIVGVEAASKFETIIVAGLLLLMGIFIVVGFFNVNLANFNPFVQIYEVVNDKLALVSSGSPFTALGAGLIVSSAALIFVSFGGLLTVACVSEEVKNPKKNIPKGLISSIIVIIFVYAATLFVTVGVLSGDQLANSLTPIADAARVLAGNPGYIIITVASLLAFISTANAGIMAASRYPLALSRDKLFPSFVGGVNKRFKTPTVAIISTGLLMVGSLLLPLETLAKTASAVILTTYVLTNLSVIIIRESNLENYRPSFIAPLYPWVQIFTIFVFISFIAQLGVAAIESSIGLIFISLVIYFIYGKKNSNKEYALLHLLIRITDNLKLGHSLESELRDIIHQRDDVELTEFDKIVMDAPIVDLKGFTSLEELIKLEAEKFSTILGKDSLELENLFFERENDITTAISGFTAIPHIVIEDIDTFHMAVFRCRDGIQFSEKHPEIKAVFLFVSSPKLNKLHLQTLASIASLIKDDNFQEKWMEAKNENYLRDLILLRKRKKKKISKSESSQKSLQMEK from the coding sequence AACTGATCACTGCAATGCCAAAAGCCGGTGGAGATTACTTTTTTATAATGAGAACCCTCGGCCCTCTTATAGGAACTATTTCCGGAGTGCTTAGCTGGTTTGCAATCTGCTTAAAAACTGCTTTTGCAATCTTTGGTATAGCTGGGGTTATTGGTGGAATATTATATGGAGACACCATGAATCATCAAACATTGATCATCATCTCCTCTTTAGTCACTACAGTATTTTTGATATTAAATATCGTAGGAGTTGAAGCAGCAAGTAAGTTTGAAACTATTATAGTGGCAGGATTACTACTGCTAATGGGAATTTTTATAGTTGTTGGGTTCTTCAATGTCAACCTGGCAAATTTTAATCCCTTTGTCCAAATTTACGAAGTGGTAAACGACAAATTAGCGTTAGTGAGTTCAGGTTCACCTTTTACTGCTTTAGGTGCAGGTCTTATAGTATCTAGTGCTGCCCTTATTTTTGTATCTTTTGGAGGATTATTAACTGTAGCGTGTGTCTCCGAAGAGGTAAAAAATCCTAAGAAAAATATTCCTAAGGGATTAATCTCTTCCATAATTGTAATAATATTTGTATATGCTGCTACACTATTCGTTACTGTAGGAGTATTATCAGGAGATCAGTTAGCCAATTCACTGACTCCTATTGCTGATGCTGCAAGGGTCTTAGCAGGAAATCCAGGATATATTATTATTACAGTAGCTTCCCTCTTGGCCTTTATTTCAACAGCAAATGCTGGGATCATGGCAGCGTCTAGATATCCACTGGCACTGAGCCGGGACAAATTATTTCCTTCATTTGTAGGAGGAGTTAATAAAAGATTTAAAACTCCTACAGTGGCTATTATATCTACAGGATTACTTATGGTCGGATCATTATTATTACCATTAGAAACATTGGCAAAAACAGCATCAGCAGTAATATTAACGACATATGTCCTTACTAATCTGTCGGTAATTATTATCAGGGAAAGTAATTTAGAAAATTACAGACCATCTTTTATAGCCCCTCTATATCCATGGGTTCAGATATTTACTATATTTGTATTTATATCTTTTATAGCTCAATTGGGAGTCGCTGCCATAGAGTCTAGTATCGGTCTTATTTTTATAAGTTTAGTTATCTATTTTATCTATGGAAAGAAAAATTCCAATAAGGAATATGCTCTACTACACCTTTTAATCAGGATTACCGATAACCTCAAATTAGGTCATAGCTTAGAGAGTGAGCTCCGGGATATTATTCATCAAAGAGATGACGTTGAACTCACAGAATTTGATAAGATAGTTATGGATGCTCCCATTGTAGACCTAAAAGGTTTTACTAGTTTAGAAGAATTAATTAAGCTAGAAGCTGAAAAGTTCTCTACCATCTTAGGAAAAGACAGTTTGGAATTAGAGAACCTTTTCTTTGAAAGGGAAAATGATATAACTACTGCTATCTCCGGTTTTACAGCTATTCCACATATTGTTATAGAAGATATAGATACATTCCATATGGCTGTATTCAGATGCAGAGACGGAATTCAATTCAGTGAAAAACACCCTGAAATAAAAGCTGTATTTTTATTTGTCAGCAGTCCTAAATTAAATAAATTACATCTACAGACTCTGGCATCTATAGCATCATTAATTAAAGATGATAATTTCCAGGAAAAATGGATGGAAGCTAAAAATGAAAATTATTTAAGGGATTTAATTTTACTCAGAAAAAGAAAAAAGAAAAAAATAAGTAAAAGTGAGAGTTCTCAAAAAAGTCTGCAAATGGAAAAATAG